Proteins encoded by one window of Nocardioides euryhalodurans:
- a CDS encoding acyl-CoA carboxylase subunit epsilon, with translation MSTNVERDPFLKIVTPDTTPEEVAAIVAVLSSLGSDEPPAPRRTPEWNRPGRLTRVTHRHGAGAWRASGLPR, from the coding sequence GTGTCGACGAATGTTGAACGTGATCCCTTCCTGAAGATCGTCACGCCCGACACCACCCCGGAGGAGGTGGCCGCCATCGTCGCGGTCCTCTCCTCACTGGGCTCGGACGAACCGCCCGCCCCCCGGCGTACGCCGGAGTGGAACCGCCCCGGTCGCCTGACCCGGGTCACCCACCGCCACGGCGCGGGCGCCTGGCGGGCGAGCGGCCTGCCCCGCTGA
- a CDS encoding acyl-CoA carboxylase subunit beta, producing the protein MSAQASPGEGTDVPTDIDTHTTAGKLQDLERRLDEAIHAGSAKAVERQHAKGRKTARERIELLFDEGSFVELDELARHRSTAFGLEKNRPYGDGVITGYGTVDGRMVCVFSQDFTVMGGSLGEVYGEKICKVMDLAIKTGCPIVGINEGAGARIQEGVVSLGLYGEIFRRNVHASGVIPQISLIMGSCAGGHVYSPAVTDFTIMVDGSSNMFITGPDVIKTVTGEDVTMEELGGARTHNTKSGNAHYMASDEDDALDYLKAMLSYLPQNNLDPAPAYDEVPDMGVTDADRALDTIIPDSPNQPYDMHDVITATLDDEEFLEVQSMFAPNILIGFGRVEGQSVGVVANQPMQFAGTLDIDASEKAARFVRFCDAFNIPVVTFVDVPGFLPGTDQEWDGIIRRGAKLIYAYAEATVPLVTIITRKAYGGAYDVMGSKHLGADINVAWPTAQIAVMGAQGAVNILHRKTIAAAQEAGEDVDAKRAELIDAYEQTLANPYIAAERGYVDAVITPHETRLEVVKALRLLRSKREVLPAKKHGNIPL; encoded by the coding sequence GTCGAGAGGCAGCACGCCAAGGGCCGCAAGACGGCCCGCGAGCGGATCGAGCTGCTCTTCGACGAGGGCAGCTTCGTCGAGCTCGACGAGCTGGCGCGCCACCGGTCGACCGCGTTCGGGCTCGAGAAGAACCGCCCCTACGGCGACGGCGTCATCACCGGCTACGGCACCGTCGACGGCCGGATGGTGTGTGTCTTCTCGCAGGACTTCACCGTCATGGGTGGCTCGCTGGGCGAGGTCTACGGCGAGAAGATCTGCAAGGTGATGGACCTCGCCATCAAGACCGGCTGCCCGATCGTCGGGATCAACGAGGGAGCCGGCGCGCGGATCCAGGAGGGCGTGGTCTCGCTCGGCCTCTACGGCGAGATCTTCCGCCGCAACGTCCACGCCTCCGGCGTGATCCCGCAGATCAGCCTGATCATGGGCTCCTGCGCCGGCGGGCACGTCTACTCCCCCGCGGTCACCGACTTCACGATCATGGTCGACGGCAGCTCCAACATGTTCATCACCGGGCCCGACGTGATCAAGACCGTCACCGGCGAGGACGTGACGATGGAGGAGCTCGGCGGCGCACGGACCCACAACACCAAGTCCGGCAACGCCCACTACATGGCCTCCGACGAGGACGACGCGCTCGACTACCTCAAGGCGATGCTGTCCTACCTGCCTCAGAACAACCTCGACCCGGCTCCGGCCTACGACGAGGTCCCCGACATGGGCGTGACCGACGCCGACCGCGCGCTCGACACCATCATCCCGGACTCGCCGAACCAGCCCTACGACATGCACGACGTGATCACGGCGACGCTGGACGACGAGGAGTTCCTCGAGGTGCAGTCGATGTTCGCGCCCAACATCCTCATCGGCTTCGGCCGGGTCGAGGGGCAGAGCGTCGGCGTCGTGGCCAACCAGCCGATGCAGTTCGCCGGCACCCTCGACATCGACGCCTCCGAGAAGGCCGCCCGGTTCGTCCGCTTCTGCGACGCCTTCAACATCCCGGTGGTGACCTTCGTCGACGTGCCCGGCTTCCTGCCCGGCACCGACCAGGAGTGGGACGGCATCATCCGCCGCGGCGCCAAGCTGATCTACGCCTACGCCGAGGCCACCGTCCCGCTGGTCACGATCATCACCCGCAAGGCCTACGGCGGCGCCTACGACGTGATGGGCTCCAAGCACCTCGGGGCCGACATCAACGTCGCGTGGCCGACCGCGCAGATCGCCGTGATGGGCGCGCAGGGCGCGGTCAACATCCTGCACCGCAAGACGATCGCGGCGGCGCAGGAGGCCGGCGAGGACGTCGACGCCAAGCGCGCCGAGCTGATCGACGCCTACGAGCAGACGCTCGCCAACCCCTACATCGCCGCCGAGCGCGGCTACGTCGACGCGGTGATCACGCCCCACGAGACCCGGCTCGAGGTCGTCAAGGCGCTGCGGTTGCTCCGCTCCAAGCGCGAGGTGCTGCCCGCCAAGAAGCACGGGAACATCCCGCTGTGA